One window from the genome of Kluyveromyces marxianus DMKU3-1042 DNA, complete genome, chromosome 3 encodes:
- the RRG1 gene encoding Rrg1p, whose translation MVRPFGQLGNHRKHVLDWYRYSLRNIKANIEIEHLKTQVYSTLKRTVRENKNHKSAWYVRGLLQDLNDINTYILNDDLHQLLKLRDKYSNEDVITSTTTNTPPSGNALLGEAITGIKVPKDSFVLIEREEKDERKKKKKAMSLSSSPTPSSARSDRLSRRVLYSYIRKHYRPPFSLPQEHIESLIKPLAYHEYYCKKLYLIELRLAQGPPKVSLGYTGAGRARIWFVRSPLNRKKRQSKRLTTLIRLSKLQAQKNLDGARECEKMLWHGYHEAQWEYMLEKNNQRFPKTAEEVISLVKHGGNLRRLPVNFVNWLQPIIEALQQFEQFDIEVQEKFRKQRDMLVEGGQYHYYHNLNQQLYAKRMARFKNLKKELPVTNPFTKENNLGALLVKWKFLSPHQLLK comes from the coding sequence ATGGTCAGACCTTTTGGACAATTGGGAAACCACAGGAAACATGTGTTGGATTGGTACCGATATTCATTACGGAATATCAAGGCTAATATAGAGATCGAACACCTTAAGACACAAGTATACAGTACCCTTAAAAGAACTGTTAGagaaaacaagaaccaTAAATCTGCATGGTATGTCCGTGGGCTTTTACAAGATCtaaatgatattaatacatatattttaaaTGACGATCTACATCAGTTACTTAAGCTAAGAGATAAGTACTCAAATGAAGATGTGataacatcaacaacaactaaCACACCTCCTTCTGGCAATGCTTTGCTTGGTGAAGCAATAACTGGCATCAAAGTACCTAAGGATTCGTTTGTTCTtatagagagagaagagaaagacgaaaggaagaagaaaaaaaaagcgatGAGTTTATCTTCCTCTCCTACACCGTCATCGGCACGCTCAGATCGTCTCAGCAGGAGAGTATTGTATTCTTATATCCGTAAGCACTATCGACCTCCTTTCAGTCTTCCACAGGAACATATAGAGTCACTAATCAAACCACTCGCATACCATGAATATTACTGCAAAAAGTTATATCTAATAGAATTACGTCTTGCGCAAGGTCCCCCAAAGGTGTCTTTGGGGTATACTGGTGCTGGTCGAGCAAGAATCTGGTTCGTACGATCCCCACTGAATAGAAAGAAGCGACAATCGAAACGGCTAACCACACTCATAAGGCTTTCGAAATTGCAAGCCCAGAAGAACCTTGACGGTGCTAGAGAGTGCGAAAAGATGCTTTGGCACGGATACCATGAGGCACAATGGGAATACATGttagaaaagaataatcaAAGGTTCCCAAAGACTGCGGAAGAGGTCATTTCCTTAGTGAAACACGGTGGTAATTTGAGACGGCTTCCTGTCAATTTCGTAAACTGGCTTCAGCCGATCATTGAAGCGTTACAACAATTCGAACAATTCGACATCGAAGTACAGGAGAAATTCAGGAAACAGAGAGATATGTTAGTGGAAGGAGGTCAGTACCACTACTACCATAATCTTAATCAGCAGCTTTATGCCAAGAGAATGGCCAGGTTCAAAAACCTAAAAAAGGAGCTT
- the CFT2 gene encoding cleavage polyadenylation factor subunit CFT2, whose amino-acid sequence MTYTIETCQDEKKRFKGTIVRFENVIMLLDPGWNGEGSYEECEAFWERYIGEVDILLISQPTIECLGSYSMMYKQFLTHFSSRIRVYGTLPVSNLGRVNTVDLLTSVGILGPFSNAVMDLGDVEHSFDCIESVKYSQTVDLKSKFDGLSLEAHNSGYAPGGTIWTIVTSSERILYAPRWNHTRDTILNSADLLDNKGNPTSSMMHPTSVITNIDIVGSTEPQRKRSEHFVDTVKRGLQMNNSLLIPVEIGGKLLELFVIINNFLYESMKEGKKHDIPIFLISHSKGRSLTYAKSMLEWLSSQVIKTWESRDNRSPFDIVSRLRIVQPEELGGFSGQKICLVSEVDDILSQTLNKLCTKDKVTIILTERHANMPALHPLRKLNDKWQQALKSGSRSALDGNPISISDTMSLRIMKKSIMPKKEADKVRETIKARNEVREKLIQEYTAKANDLNQTAAILFDPGDESSSDEEGIEMMESVGKKNGASSAKIEIPVDIVRHGSNDDDKHLFFPFHPAKIKSDDYGDVVDVKKFLPQEEPYETAQSLKRSLNNSNDYDGDEDDDTYEVLDSRINKSKKRKANSGNDSHSRRNNENNDDISYLDPLKSDIYKRAVVETKVNIRCSLVFIDLTSIVNARSISIIWPVIKPRKVVVLPSVTNVDTQVVGNLERRKVDVLVTAFNEPKAMDTSVRAIDISIDPSLDQLLNWQRISRSYTVAHVVGRLLKEKDPKHPNRDKITLQPLKNPLALHSGSSLRIGDVRLPELKRRLTAENHRAEFQGEGTLVIDGKVLVRKINDAETIVDGSPSDVFYKVKSAVSDMLANV is encoded by the coding sequence ATGACATATACGATTGAGACATGTCAGGATGAGAAAAAGCGATTTAAGGGTACTATTGTAAGGTTTGAAAATGTGATAATGCTATTGGATCCTGGATGGAACGGTGAGGGGAGTTATGAGGAGTGTGAGGCATTTTGGGAGAGGTATATTGGGGAGgttgatattttgttgatttctCAGCCGACGATTGAGTGTCTTGGGTCCTACTCCATGATGTATAAGCAGTTTTTAACGCATTTCAGCTCAAGAATTCGAGTGTATGGAACTTTGCCTGTTTCTAATCTTGGGAGAGTGAATACGGTGGACCTGCTTACGTCTGTTGGTATATTGGGTCCATTTTCAAATGCTGTGATGGACTTGGGGGACGTGGAGCACTCGTTTGATTGTATCGAGTCTGTGAAGTATTCGCAGACGGTTGATTTGAAAAGCAAGTTTGATGGGCTTTCGCTTGAAGCACATAATTCTGGGTATGCGCCTGGAGGTACGATCTGGACTATCGTTACGTCATCTGAAAGGATCTTGTATGCCCCCCGGTGGAATCATACGAGAGATACGATTTTGAACAGTGCCGATTTGTTGGACAACAAGGGTAATCCAACGAGTTCCATGATGCACCCGACGTCTGTGATCACGAACATTGATATAGTTGGATCAACAGAACcacaaaggaaaagatcAGAACATTTTGTAGATACTGTTAAGAGAGGCTTGCAGATGAACAATTCTTTGCTGATACCAGTAGAAATCGGAGGCAAGCTTTTGGAACTGTTCGTTATTATAAACAACTTTTTGTATGAAAGTATGAAAGAGGGCAAAAAGCATGATATACCTATTTTCTTAATATCACACTCGAAGGGCCGTTCACTCACGTATGCCAAATCTATGCTAGAATGGCTTTCATCGCAAGTCATCAAAACCTGGGAGTCTCGCGACAACAGATCACCCTTTGACATTGTCTCCAGGTTGAGAATCGTACAGCCCGAAGAACTAGGTGGGTTTTCGGGACAAAAAATATGTCTTGTATCGGAAGTAGATGACATATTGTCGCAAACATTGAATAAACTCTGTACCAAGGATAAGGTTACTATTATATTGACGGAGAGGCACGCCAACATGCCTGCTTTGCATCCTCTACGCAAACTAAATGATAAATGGCAGCAGGCTTTGAAAAGCGGAAGCAGAAGTGCTTTGGACGGAAATCCAATTAGCATATCAGATACTATGTCCTTGAGAAtcatgaagaagagtatcATGCCTAAAAAGGAGGCAGATAAAGTACGGGAAACGATCAAGGCACGTAACGAGGTTCGTGAAAAGCTTATCCAAGAGTACACTGCAAAGGCGAATGATCTCAACCAGACAGCtgcaattctttttgatccTGGAGATGAAAGCAGTAGTGACGAAGAAGGTATCGAAATGATGGAATCTgttggaaaaaagaatggtGCCTCCAGTGCTAAAATCGAAATTCCAGTCGATATTGTGCGCCATGGTAGTAATGACGACGATAAGcacctcttctttccattccATCCAGCAAAAATTAAGTCAGATGATTATGGTGATGTGGTCGACGTAAAGAAATTCCTTCCACAAGAGGAACCTTATGAGACTGCACAATCACTGAAAAGATCACTCAATAATAGCAATGATTATGATGGTGACGAAGATGACGATACTTACGAGGTGCTCGACTCCCGAATCAACAAATcgaaaaagagaaaagctAATTCTGGTAACGACAGTCATAGTAGAAGAAATAACGAAAATAACGATGATATATCATATTTGGATCCCTTAAAAAGCGATATATACAAAAGAGCAGTGgtagaaacaaaagttaaTATCAGATGTTCGCTAGTCTTTATTGATTTAACCAGTATTGTCAATGCACGTTCGATATCTATCATTTGGCCTGTGATAAAACCAAGAAAGGTAGTCGTTTTGCCTTCTGTTACAAATGTCGACACACAAGTGGTTGGTAACttagaaagaagaaaagttgatGTTCTTGTCACTGCATTCAATGAACCAAAGGCAATGGATACTTCTGTCAGAGCTATTGATATATCTATCGATCCATCTCTAGATCAACTCTTGAACTGGCAAAGAATCAGTAGATCATATACTGTTGCGCATGTGGTTGGTAGGCTACTTAAGGAAAAGGATCCAAAACATCCAAACCGTGATAAAATTACTCTACAGCCTCTAAAGAACCCATTGGCTCTTCACTCAGGAAGTTCGTTAAGAATTGGTGATGTTAGATTACCGGAGCTCAAAAGACGTTTAACTGCCGAGAACCATAGGGCAGAATTTCAAGGTGAGGGTACATTGGTGATTGATGGGAAAGTTCTTGTTCGGAAAATTAACGATGCTGAAACCATAGTAGATGGCTCTCCGTCTGATGTTTTCTACAAGGTGAAGTCTGCTGTCTCAGACATGTTGGCCAACGTGTGA